The sequence below is a genomic window from Microbacterium sp. cx-55.
ACGCCGATCGGCCGCGCCGGTCAGCCCGCCGAACTCGCCCCACCGTTCGTCTTCCTCGCCTCGCAGGAGTCGAGCTACGTCGTGGGCGAGACCATCGCCGTGACCGGCGGGATGCCGGTGCACTGAGCACCCTTCTCATCACGGAGTGCCCCGGTCTCGGCCGGGGCACTTCGCCTGTCCGGCAGCTGCCGGAGCGCAAGAGGCCGCATCCGGATGCCGACCGGCCGCCGTCTAGGGTGGTGACGCAGAGGAGACCAATATGACAGGACAGAACCCGTACCCCGTGGCGCGCCGCCAGTCCGGCGACGCCTTCCCCGGCTGGACGTGGGGACTGCTCCTCGTGCCCGCCGCGATCGGGCTCACGGCTCTTGGCGTGTTCTTCCTCACATCGCTCGGCACCGGGATGGGCATCCTGATCGGCGTGGCGTTGATCGGATGGGCGGCATCGCTGGCAATGCCGTTCTTCGTCATCGCTTGGTATGCCGCGCAGGCCGCCTGGAAAGTTCCGCGTGAACGGCAGGGACGCACCTTTACGGCGCCCTCGGACAACCTGCGCCGTATCGCGTTCCAGATGCGTTGGAGCATCGGCGCCCGCGGATTCATGTTCTCCCCCGCCGGCTACGGCGGCCCCGACCTGCCGATGCTCGTCGCGGGATACGTCGTGCACTTCATCGGGATCGGGGTCCTCATCCTCGCGGGCGTCATCGCCGCGCTCGTCGGACTCGCGTCACGCTGAGAGCGGAGCCCGCCCCGCCATCGGGGAGCACGCGATTCCGGATGCCGATACATCGGCGACCCGCAGATTGCGTCAGGCGGTCGGCGGAGACTCGGAGTCGGATGCGTCGGGCTCGCCCGAGGCGGCAGCATCCGGCTTCTTCGGCAACAGCACGGGGCCATCGATGCCCTTGGTCATCTGCACGGGGTCGACCGCGAGCACCAGCAGGGCGATGACGACGAGCGTCACGATGAAGGTGATGCCGGCGACGATGCCGCCGACGACCAGCGCGTGCCCGGACTGACCCGGAGCGCGGTTCTGGAAGAAGCCCATCGAGATGAGGGTCACGATGCCGGCGAAAGCGGCGGCGACGAACGCCAGGCCGAGCAGCTGCACCGGCTTCATCAGGTCACGTCGGGTCGGCTTGTCGGTCATGAGGCAACCTCCGTTACCGATGTCTCACGGCGGGGCGAGAAC
It includes:
- a CDS encoding amino acid transporter, encoding MTDKPTRRDLMKPVQLLGLAFVAAAFAGIVTLISMGFFQNRAPGQSGHALVVGGIVAGITFIVTLVVIALLVLAVDPVQMTKGIDGPVLLPKKPDAAASGEPDASDSESPPTA